A region from the Algoriphagus machipongonensis genome encodes:
- a CDS encoding DUF4221 domain-containing protein: MKKLFSITLLILFASCGAKESENEEPANLLENLTYSVDTVVMDPGEDIFNLSMGIRSLDLSPDNKFLYYFENMPPKLLKVDLDKRSLVSKTEFESEGPNGVGVFVGTIQVGPEEKLVLLGNNASYGVFDMNGTKIKDLKTKPEGLDPNLAENFFNLYGNSIYDWENDKIFSWPVEREMESAGQKEGLVSIDLKSKSAKIIEVPEMEIVKKYSILFEENGASQGSPQEVYLTQHEGKILISCSAMGDFYVYDPKTDETKFIQIDHQLVPNRLTGEINNRPASQESFNEEMAKVNSQIYFQNLKWDPSREMYLRFARKVFMPKTPEEEFTFEYFLLAYDPEFNLLGETKLDLEERIDYHVFFKDDKLYSYVNVNDDLGFAVISFDF; this comes from the coding sequence ATGAAAAAACTATTTTCCATTACCCTTCTTATCCTTTTTGCTTCCTGTGGAGCCAAAGAATCTGAAAATGAGGAACCCGCAAACCTCCTCGAAAATCTCACTTATTCGGTTGACACGGTGGTAATGGACCCAGGCGAGGATATTTTCAACCTATCGATGGGAATTCGTTCTCTAGACCTCTCACCAGATAACAAATTCCTGTATTATTTTGAAAATATGCCTCCCAAACTCCTAAAGGTTGACTTGGACAAAAGGTCCTTAGTGAGTAAAACAGAATTTGAATCCGAGGGACCCAATGGAGTGGGAGTTTTTGTAGGAACTATTCAAGTAGGCCCTGAAGAAAAACTTGTTTTATTAGGTAATAATGCTTCCTATGGGGTTTTTGACATGAATGGGACCAAAATCAAAGACCTTAAAACAAAGCCGGAAGGCCTTGATCCCAATTTGGCAGAGAATTTCTTCAACCTTTATGGAAATAGCATTTACGATTGGGAAAACGATAAGATCTTTTCCTGGCCTGTTGAAAGAGAAATGGAATCGGCAGGACAGAAAGAGGGACTGGTGTCTATTGATCTGAAATCTAAATCAGCCAAAATAATCGAAGTTCCAGAAATGGAGATTGTAAAAAAGTACAGTATTTTATTCGAAGAAAATGGCGCATCTCAAGGTTCTCCTCAGGAAGTTTATTTGACTCAACACGAGGGTAAAATCTTGATTTCATGTTCTGCCATGGGTGATTTTTATGTATATGATCCCAAAACCGATGAAACCAAGTTTATTCAAATTGATCATCAGTTGGTTCCCAACAGACTAACAGGTGAAATAAACAATAGGCCTGCCTCACAAGAAAGCTTTAACGAGGAAATGGCGAAAGTAAATTCACAGATCTATTTTCAAAACCTGAAATGGGATCCTTCTCGAGAAATGTACTTAAGGTTTGCCCGAAAAGTGTTTATGCCAAAAACACCTGAAGAGGAATTTACATTTGAATATTTCCTTTTAGCCTATGATCCAGAATTCAATCTGCTAGGTGAGACCAAGTTAGATTTGGAAGAAAGGATCGACTACCATGTATTCTTTAAAGACGATAAACTTTATTCCTATGTCAATGTAAATGACGACTTAGGTTTCGCTGTGATCTCTTTTGATTTTTAA
- a CDS encoding DUF4221 family protein → MKKLFSFALLALFASCGAKESENEEPVNLLENLTFSVDTLVVDAGDDFFNLNFGLGTNGLNQDKSELLFFENSPPKLVRVDLDQMKLIDKTDFEAEGPNGIGPYLTGFSVGPEDQLYIQSFTTMAIFDLQGKLEKDLKVVPEGIDPDLAGDYISLFGRPEYDFDTQKIYTQPSFEKAGEYGLFVIDPQTNSAEVYPIPKMKIVDDLSGTFETKSGEYTTFFYFGTSRYTTSLPGKLIISCSPMSGAYVFDKKTNQMEFKDIQHQTVPNEMQVDLVKSHR, encoded by the coding sequence ATGAAAAAACTATTTTCCTTTGCACTTCTTGCCCTATTTGCTTCCTGTGGAGCCAAAGAATCAGAAAATGAGGAACCCGTAAACCTCCTCGAAAATCTCACTTTTTCGGTTGACACTCTGGTGGTAGATGCGGGTGATGATTTTTTTAATCTGAATTTCGGACTCGGCACAAACGGATTAAATCAGGATAAAAGTGAATTGCTGTTTTTTGAAAACAGCCCTCCAAAGTTGGTAAGGGTAGATTTAGATCAAATGAAGTTGATTGACAAAACTGATTTTGAAGCTGAAGGCCCAAATGGAATCGGTCCCTACCTCACAGGGTTTTCGGTGGGCCCGGAAGACCAATTGTATATACAAAGCTTTACCACCATGGCAATTTTTGATTTGCAGGGGAAATTAGAGAAAGACTTAAAAGTAGTTCCAGAGGGAATAGATCCAGATTTAGCGGGAGACTACATCTCACTTTTTGGAAGGCCTGAATATGACTTTGATACACAAAAGATTTACACGCAGCCGTCATTTGAAAAAGCAGGGGAATATGGTCTTTTCGTCATTGACCCACAAACTAACAGTGCGGAAGTTTATCCAATCCCCAAGATGAAAATTGTGGATGATCTTAGTGGCACATTCGAAACCAAATCAGGAGAATATACAACCTTCTTTTATTTTGGAACATCCAGGTACACTACTTCTTTGCCTGGTAAGCTGATCATATCCTGTTCTCCTATGAGTGGAGCTTATGTTTTTGATAAAAAAACCAATCAAATGGAATTTAAGGATATCCAGCATCAAACTGTTCCCAATGAGATGCAAGTTGACTTGGTAAAATCCCACAGATGA
- a CDS encoding DUF4221 family protein: protein MGEELNFQTFLWDESREMYWRFGKKTFEGKEKGDPRTFEIYLFAYDEDFHVLGETKLDELKTMPSTYFFKDGKLWSYVNVEDELGFAVFTFNF from the coding sequence ATAGGTGAGGAACTCAACTTTCAGACCTTTTTATGGGACGAAAGCAGGGAAATGTATTGGAGATTTGGGAAGAAGACTTTTGAAGGCAAGGAAAAAGGAGATCCAAGGACCTTTGAAATTTACCTTTTTGCTTATGATGAAGATTTCCATGTCCTAGGAGAAACCAAGCTGGATGAGTTAAAAACAATGCCTAGTACCTATTTCTTCAAAGACGGCAAACTCTGGTCCTACGTCAACGTCGAAGACGAACTCGGCTTCGCAGTATTCACTTTTAATTTTTAA
- a CDS encoding DUF4221 domain-containing protein, producing the protein MKKLLPFILLSICLACNRPTEESSQEEFKFSYSSDTVMVDAGDDFIYLRRALGIADLSKDEKQLYNFNFDATEMEVIDLEQMKLVDRIKMEKEGPLGTGFPRYLSISDDGKFFFVGFTDIREFDPSLQNQVLYQFRSDKPIGLEEGETLGQEFQISQNGQYILVPYGPENMDEPKTGIAILTLNDMKVKKIPMDLWQRTQDYLVTLYIDGKLQSRSFEQVDILPRKEQVLISSHNFNEVYVLDLKTDSITHKTYHSQITADTKKLPTKTTLDAPEQMRDSFTQMNEDVEFGGFYFDEVNEKFFRFSRELDRKIGDSTVFKEVVTIFDKDLNQVHEEIFPINYYGLKFFKEGKLYSYVNIDDELGFAVFTFDF; encoded by the coding sequence ATGAAAAAATTACTTCCATTTATTCTGCTCAGCATTTGCTTGGCATGTAACAGACCAACTGAAGAATCCAGTCAGGAAGAATTTAAATTTTCTTACAGCAGTGACACAGTGATGGTGGACGCAGGAGATGACTTCATTTATCTCAGAAGAGCATTGGGAATCGCAGATTTAAGCAAGGACGAAAAACAGCTGTATAATTTCAATTTCGATGCTACAGAAATGGAAGTAATCGATTTGGAACAAATGAAACTGGTGGATCGGATAAAAATGGAAAAAGAAGGACCTCTTGGCACTGGTTTTCCTCGATACTTGAGTATCAGTGATGATGGAAAATTTTTCTTTGTAGGCTTCACAGATATTCGTGAGTTCGATCCCTCTTTGCAAAATCAGGTCCTCTATCAATTCCGAAGTGACAAGCCTATTGGCCTAGAGGAGGGAGAGACGCTAGGTCAGGAATTCCAAATTTCCCAAAATGGCCAATACATTCTGGTTCCATACGGACCTGAAAACATGGATGAGCCCAAAACCGGAATAGCGATCCTTACGCTCAATGATATGAAAGTCAAAAAAATCCCAATGGATCTGTGGCAAAGGACGCAAGACTATTTGGTAACCCTATACATAGATGGAAAATTGCAATCCAGATCATTTGAACAAGTCGATATATTACCAAGGAAAGAACAGGTTTTGATCTCCTCTCACAATTTTAACGAAGTATATGTGCTGGATTTAAAGACAGATTCTATCACTCACAAAACTTACCATTCCCAGATAACCGCTGATACAAAAAAGCTTCCCACCAAAACTACTCTAGATGCTCCGGAACAAATGCGGGATTCCTTTACACAAATGAATGAAGATGTGGAATTTGGTGGATTTTATTTCGATGAAGTCAACGAGAAATTCTTTAGATTTTCCAGAGAGCTAGATCGGAAAATCGGTGATTCAACTGTCTTTAAGGAAGTAGTCACCATTTTTGATAAAGACCTAAACCAAGTACATGAAGAAATCTTCCCCATCAATTATTATGGTTTGAAATTTTTTAAAGAAGGAAAACTCTATTCTTATGTCAACATCGATGACGAGCTGGGATTCGCAGTATTCACTTTTGATTTTTAA
- a CDS encoding DUF4221 domain-containing protein: MKKLSYFLFLALFSCGGNENSESSNSNILEDLTFSVDTVVIDPGEELLVISSGYQLKSSSSFSEDNRFLYIFNHQDHVIAKVDLNELKLRDFFSFEKEGPNGTGPYVQNQQVLPEEQFLITGYQSAGVFGRTGTKVQNFNLNTEEFSGLDENTPFGNQLILASGANWLFSLSGLFNQGGKDLVKLSPSEKTGKLIDLSGLDIADNYFVALHSDQGSMFSAPQFNLQEINGKLYITTEVTSSLYQYDYQNDSLHLVTFDHQIVPPAKTGKLKKEVTSRDEFNDEMLKSSSQVSFEKLLWDEKTNRFFRLGRKVLRDDPSDANSYSFEYYLFVYDKELNLLGEKYLDGVTDQLAFYFLKEGKLWSYVNVEDELGFAVFTFDF; this comes from the coding sequence ATGAAAAAACTATCCTATTTCTTGTTTCTAGCGCTGTTTTCATGCGGAGGTAATGAAAATTCTGAGTCTTCCAATTCTAATATTCTGGAAGATCTAACCTTCTCCGTGGATACAGTAGTGATAGATCCAGGGGAGGAATTACTCGTTATTTCCAGCGGATATCAACTGAAAAGCTCCAGCAGTTTTTCAGAGGATAATCGCTTTCTATACATTTTCAATCACCAAGATCACGTTATTGCCAAAGTGGATCTAAATGAGCTAAAATTGCGTGACTTTTTCAGCTTCGAAAAGGAAGGTCCCAATGGAACTGGTCCTTATGTTCAAAACCAACAAGTATTACCTGAAGAGCAGTTTTTAATAACAGGGTACCAATCTGCAGGTGTTTTTGGGCGGACAGGCACCAAGGTTCAGAATTTTAATTTGAACACAGAAGAATTCAGCGGTTTGGATGAAAACACACCCTTTGGGAATCAGTTGATTCTGGCTTCTGGTGCAAATTGGCTATTTTCCCTGTCTGGCTTATTCAACCAAGGGGGCAAAGACTTGGTCAAGCTCAGCCCTTCAGAAAAGACCGGAAAGCTGATTGACTTATCGGGATTGGATATTGCCGACAACTATTTCGTAGCATTGCATAGCGATCAGGGAAGTATGTTTTCGGCTCCCCAATTCAACCTTCAAGAAATCAACGGTAAACTCTACATCACTACGGAAGTCACCTCATCCTTGTATCAATATGATTACCAAAATGATTCGCTTCACCTAGTCACTTTTGACCATCAGATTGTCCCACCTGCCAAGACTGGAAAATTGAAAAAGGAAGTCACCAGCAGGGACGAGTTTAATGATGAAATGCTAAAGTCTTCCTCCCAAGTTAGTTTTGAGAAATTGCTATGGGATGAGAAAACGAATCGTTTTTTTCGATTGGGTAGAAAAGTGCTTCGAGATGACCCCAGCGATGCCAACTCATATAGTTTCGAATATTACCTATTTGTCTACGATAAGGAATTAAATCTTCTGGGTGAAAAGTATTTGGATGGAGTCACTGACCAACTTGCTTTCTATTTTCTTAAAGAGGGCAAACTCTGGTCCTACGTCAATGTCGAAGACGAGCTCGGATTCGCAGTATTTACTTTTGATTTTTAA
- a CDS encoding DUF4221 domain-containing protein — translation MKKLLPLLSLICLASCGGKDGSEKTESDNLLENLTYSVDTLVLDPGKELINLRYGLRWFDLSSDKQSLFLYDPDRNLFQEIDLENMTLKENYQYEKDGPNGTGRVNSFQLLSDKTIFIPSYQNPGIFNLQGEQTRSFNLKPNDLEGAGSMSGFAILNQMLWSPKSEKHYSLPGDITTGKFEFAITNPKSQSVQVLNLVEMEKSRNFRVTQIEGDGGAAFTEVYNLTSFKDDFIITCSIGSGVYFYDTSIDSLLYLNFSHKLIPTEKSGEIKNDVSSSNEWWQEYKKVVSQISYWGLHWDESTSRFYRLASRSILGETRKDPASYEVFLLVYDKELNLLGESQIKGYDQFPQSYFFKDGKLWSYVNVDDELGFAVFTFDF, via the coding sequence ATGAAAAAACTATTACCACTCCTATCACTCATCTGCCTAGCCTCTTGCGGGGGAAAAGACGGTTCTGAAAAAACAGAGTCAGACAATCTTTTAGAGAATTTGACTTATTCCGTAGATACCTTAGTCTTAGACCCAGGAAAAGAGCTCATAAACCTTAGATATGGATTGAGATGGTTTGATCTATCTTCAGATAAGCAATCACTGTTTCTTTATGACCCAGATCGAAATCTTTTCCAAGAAATAGATTTGGAGAATATGACTCTGAAAGAAAATTATCAATATGAAAAGGACGGCCCAAATGGTACTGGACGAGTCAACTCATTTCAACTTCTATCTGATAAAACGATTTTTATTCCTTCTTATCAGAATCCAGGAATTTTCAATTTACAAGGAGAGCAGACTCGTTCATTCAACCTAAAACCAAACGATTTGGAAGGAGCAGGGTCAATGAGCGGATTTGCTATTCTTAATCAGATGCTATGGAGCCCAAAATCAGAGAAACATTACTCCCTTCCTGGTGATATTACCACTGGCAAATTTGAATTTGCAATCACAAACCCTAAATCCCAATCTGTTCAGGTTCTGAATTTAGTTGAAATGGAAAAATCTCGAAATTTCCGAGTAACTCAGATTGAAGGAGATGGAGGAGCTGCATTTACGGAAGTTTACAACCTTACATCCTTCAAAGATGATTTCATTATTACTTGTTCTATTGGAAGTGGGGTTTACTTCTACGACACGAGCATTGACAGTCTTTTATACTTAAACTTTTCTCACAAATTAATTCCTACTGAAAAATCAGGTGAGATTAAAAATGACGTGAGCTCATCCAATGAATGGTGGCAAGAATATAAAAAAGTAGTTTCCCAGATCAGTTATTGGGGACTGCATTGGGATGAATCTACATCAAGATTTTATCGTTTGGCAAGTAGGTCCATTTTAGGAGAAACTAGAAAAGATCCAGCTTCCTATGAAGTATTTCTTTTGGTCTATGATAAGGAACTAAACCTATTAGGAGAAAGCCAGATAAAAGGGTATGATCAATTTCCACAGAGTTATTTCTTCAAAGACGGCAAACTCTGGTCCTACGTCAACGTCGATGACGAGCTCGGCTTTGCAGTATTCACTTTTGATTTTTAA
- a CDS encoding DUF4221 family protein yields the protein MKKILPFLSLILCAACGEKGSSEDANTDNILENLTFTVDTVVVDPGEEIIDLSNHLRLADISKDRKNLFLFTESDNKLSVINLDQLNLEKKIPYEKEGPNGVGSFLWNLDLITEDKFYLMTFNTAAIFDFEGIKQETINLEEEDIQGIKDKTLQNNRLKVTEDLKWYYTVPGSDFDQGDQSAELAIINRENKEGKLFPLPALDKTQEYKVILTDGPMMQVYVEEYFLSEFFGKFFVTSSATSDIYTIDPKNDSLVLHSFDLKHTPKEKTEPPKMTEFTEREAWREEINKIHTQITFGGLLWDESRKNFFRFANILIPSLSEDIPSKRQVFLLTFDENLNLIGETELEDLDEFPEFPFFKNGKLYSFVNVEDELGFAVFTFDF from the coding sequence ATGAAAAAAATCCTCCCATTTCTAAGCCTTATACTTTGCGCAGCCTGCGGTGAAAAAGGCAGTTCTGAAGATGCAAACACAGATAATATCCTAGAGAATCTAACTTTTACAGTGGACACGGTAGTCGTAGATCCAGGGGAGGAAATCATTGATTTATCGAATCATCTTAGATTGGCAGATATCAGTAAGGATCGAAAAAATCTCTTTTTGTTTACAGAAAGTGACAACAAACTTTCGGTCATCAACCTGGATCAACTGAATCTGGAAAAAAAGATACCCTATGAAAAGGAAGGTCCAAATGGAGTAGGAAGTTTTCTGTGGAATTTGGATCTCATTACGGAGGACAAATTCTATTTGATGACATTCAATACTGCTGCGATTTTCGATTTTGAAGGCATTAAACAGGAGACAATTAATCTCGAAGAAGAGGACATCCAAGGAATCAAAGATAAAACACTTCAAAATAACCGACTAAAGGTAACTGAAGATCTAAAATGGTACTATACAGTGCCAGGTTCGGATTTCGATCAAGGAGACCAGTCAGCTGAACTGGCCATTATCAACAGAGAAAACAAAGAAGGGAAACTGTTCCCTTTACCAGCCTTGGACAAAACACAAGAATATAAAGTTATTCTTACTGATGGGCCAATGATGCAAGTCTATGTGGAGGAATATTTTCTATCCGAGTTCTTCGGTAAGTTCTTTGTCACCTCCTCAGCGACAAGTGATATCTATACGATTGATCCAAAAAATGACTCATTAGTACTCCATTCTTTTGATTTAAAACATACTCCAAAGGAGAAAACTGAGCCCCCAAAAATGACAGAATTCACGGAAAGAGAAGCCTGGAGGGAAGAAATCAATAAAATTCATACACAAATCACCTTTGGAGGATTGCTTTGGGATGAAAGCAGAAAGAATTTTTTCCGCTTTGCCAATATTCTCATCCCAAGTCTATCTGAAGATATTCCTTCCAAAAGGCAAGTTTTCCTATTAACCTTTGATGAAAATCTAAACCTTATCGGAGAAACAGAACTAGAGGACTTAGACGAGTTCCCCGAATTTCCATTTTTCAAAAACGGCAAGCTCTACTCTTTCGTCAATGTCGAAGACGAACTGGGCTTCGCAGTATTCACTTTTGATTTTTAA
- a CDS encoding DUF4221 domain-containing protein codes for MRRILFPIIALFILASCDGEKEIIMKEDQPFTFSVEIDTVTIDFKDRFYFMEIYLATATVSPDKKFLYNLNISAPNLEIIDLDKLELIEIEPMEKEGPKGIGPVVFGISITQQNELVVEGWNEYRVFDSLRTEMKTIKIGPNHLKGDEMEEGERFEYYPVVSDDGSHLYAIYKEDAGMKLGETKGLALVDLVNSRIRKIPIPELNSLKQFIIQNQYGFEKGESSYIAKSKNNLIVSTSAFNEAFVFDMINDTLIHKVFHSQLTSEAKKGNSTNESSSEEDRNATFKERSKEVKFGKFLYDEQNEKFWRFSYDQDRMIGDSIVLKTVLTIFDSDLNQLHEEKVGYDYSYYQSFFKDGMLYSYINLNDEMAFVRVKPHYQEF; via the coding sequence ATGAGAAGAATATTATTTCCAATCATCGCACTTTTTATCCTTGCCTCATGTGACGGTGAAAAAGAAATAATAATGAAAGAGGACCAGCCTTTCACTTTTTCTGTTGAAATCGACACAGTTACAATTGATTTCAAGGACAGGTTTTACTTTATGGAGATCTATTTGGCTACCGCTACTGTATCTCCTGACAAGAAATTTTTATACAACTTAAATATATCTGCCCCAAACCTGGAAATTATTGACTTGGATAAGCTAGAGTTGATCGAAATAGAACCAATGGAAAAAGAAGGTCCAAAAGGCATTGGTCCAGTAGTTTTTGGGATTAGTATTACCCAGCAGAATGAGTTGGTGGTAGAAGGGTGGAATGAGTATAGAGTTTTTGACTCTCTGAGGACCGAAATGAAAACTATCAAAATAGGCCCCAATCATCTCAAGGGAGATGAGATGGAAGAAGGAGAGCGTTTCGAGTATTACCCCGTCGTTAGTGATGATGGATCTCATCTTTATGCAATCTACAAGGAAGATGCTGGTATGAAGTTGGGCGAAACCAAAGGTCTGGCATTGGTTGATTTAGTTAATTCTAGAATCCGAAAAATCCCTATTCCTGAACTCAATAGCCTCAAACAGTTTATTATACAAAACCAATATGGTTTTGAAAAAGGAGAATCATCCTATATCGCAAAATCAAAAAACAATCTAATTGTATCCACAAGCGCTTTTAATGAAGCATTTGTCTTTGACATGATAAATGACACTCTAATTCATAAGGTGTTTCATTCCCAACTCACATCAGAAGCAAAAAAAGGAAATTCCACTAATGAATCTAGCAGTGAAGAAGACCGTAATGCCACTTTCAAGGAGCGCTCCAAAGAGGTGAAATTTGGCAAATTTCTCTATGATGAGCAGAATGAAAAATTTTGGAGATTCAGTTATGACCAGGATCGAATGATTGGAGATTCTATTGTACTCAAAACAGTGCTGACAATTTTTGACTCTGATCTCAATCAATTGCATGAGGAAAAAGTAGGATATGATTACTCCTATTATCAATCCTTTTTCAAGGATGGTATGCTGTATTCCTATATCAACCTAAATGATGAGATGGCTTTTGTAAGAGTGAAACCACACTATCAGGAATTTTAA